A genomic region of Methanothermobacter thermautotrophicus str. Delta H contains the following coding sequences:
- a CDS encoding aminopeptidase P family protein, with the protein MNRIECALENIHEEGERALITARKNIYYLSGFMPTATSFLILEDEPVLLVSEMDRESAMAKSRVDVRTFKRIRDVRESFDLSGVLVEPATPVGLLERLGIGGDFRVMDPVSDIRMVKDREELKRMEEALRIAENSFKKLEFNGTEIEIAARLDYTMRLAGSEGVSFDTIVASSERSSIPHAVPTANTIESPVLIDWGAVREGYHSDTTRTIVEGEGEHEVLEIVLEAKRAGVKALKPGARACDVDSAVRGVIGEYGYADNFIHSTGHGVGLDVHEKPSLAAGDETVLRKGMVLTVEPGIYIPGEFGVRVEDMVVVGDGVMNRLPDALS; encoded by the coding sequence TTGAATAGAATCGAATGTGCCCTTGAGAATATTCATGAGGAGGGCGAAAGGGCCCTTATAACTGCAAGGAAGAACATATACTACCTCTCAGGCTTCATGCCAACAGCCACCTCATTCCTGATCCTTGAGGATGAACCGGTACTCCTTGTGAGTGAGATGGATAGAGAATCCGCCATGGCGAAATCCCGGGTTGATGTGAGGACCTTCAAGAGAATAAGGGATGTGAGGGAATCATTCGACCTCTCAGGCGTGCTTGTTGAACCGGCCACCCCCGTGGGCCTCCTTGAGAGGCTCGGCATCGGTGGGGACTTCAGGGTCATGGATCCTGTATCAGATATCAGGATGGTCAAGGACAGGGAGGAACTTAAAAGGATGGAGGAGGCCCTGAGGATAGCAGAGAACTCATTCAAAAAACTTGAATTTAATGGGACTGAAATTGAGATAGCCGCCAGACTTGACTACACCATGCGCCTGGCCGGTTCTGAGGGGGTCTCCTTTGACACCATAGTGGCATCATCGGAGAGGTCAAGCATCCCCCATGCAGTGCCAACAGCAAACACCATCGAGTCACCGGTACTGATTGACTGGGGGGCTGTCAGGGAGGGCTACCACTCTGACACCACAAGGACAATCGTTGAGGGTGAAGGGGAGCATGAGGTACTTGAAATTGTCCTTGAAGCTAAAAGGGCGGGGGTGAAGGCCCTCAAACCTGGTGCAAGGGCATGTGATGTTGACAGTGCTGTCAGAGGAGTTATAGGGGAATATGGCTATGCTGATAACTTCATACACTCAACAGGTCATGGAGTGGGCCTGGATGTCCATGAAAAGCCATCCCTGGCAGCAGGTGATGAAACCGTCCTGAGGAAAGGGATGGTCCTGACAGTTGAACCAGGGATCTACATCCCGGGCGAGTTCGGTGTGCGGGTTGAGGACATGGTCGTGGTGGGTGATGGTGTTATGAACCGGCTGCCTGATGCACTGAGTTGA
- a CDS encoding HIT family protein, giving the protein MASCEYCGLDGYYGRELARTRHWIIYLAPSQRYLGTCVVALRRKCRDLSELMDGEWADFAWILRCLESAVRELFNPDLFNWSCFKNSAFRSEDPDPEVHWHFHPRYSRPVRFGGETFRDREFGHIPVPLEGKVPELVMDELEGIMRERILKFLNEGEDI; this is encoded by the coding sequence GTGGCTTCCTGTGAATACTGTGGCCTGGATGGGTACTATGGACGCGAACTTGCCAGAACACGGCACTGGATAATCTACCTTGCACCGAGCCAGCGATACCTCGGGACATGCGTCGTGGCCCTCAGAAGGAAGTGCAGGGACCTCTCAGAGCTCATGGATGGGGAGTGGGCTGATTTTGCATGGATTCTAAGGTGCCTTGAGTCTGCCGTGAGGGAACTTTTCAACCCGGACCTCTTCAACTGGAGCTGCTTCAAGAACTCGGCCTTCAGATCAGAGGATCCGGACCCTGAGGTGCACTGGCACTTCCATCCAAGGTACAGCAGGCCGGTCAGGTTCGGAGGCGAAACCTTCAGGGACAGAGAGTTCGGCCACATACCTGTCCCACTTGAAGGTAAGGTCCCGGAGCTTGTTATGGATGAACTTGAAGGCATAATGAGGGAGAGGATACTTAAGTTTCTGAATGAGGGAGAGGATATTTAA
- a CDS encoding iron-containing alcohol dehydrogenase encodes MKTGFVEDVSSSLEEEGLEYVIFDDVTPNPRDHEVMEGAEVFDAEECNMIVALGGGSPIDCAKAMGAVVSNRMHVLDFEGVDMIPTPSVPIICIPTTAGTGADVSQFAIILDTRRMVKIAIISKAMIPDASLIDPETTVTMDRELTASTGMDALAHSIEAYVSNASFHLTDLNALDAIRIISRCLPSAVDEPENMEYREGMMLASLEAGLAFSNASLGLVHAMAHSLGGKLDMAHGEANALLLEHVIEFNYPGATERYHEIARAMGLRGSGPAELIDYIREFRSSIGIDMTLEDLGVGEDDIPELAEASMKDPCIVTNPVRPSIEDVEAIFRRAL; translated from the coding sequence ATGAAGACTGGATTCGTTGAGGATGTCAGCTCCTCCCTTGAGGAGGAGGGCCTCGAATATGTCATCTTTGATGATGTGACGCCCAACCCCCGTGACCATGAGGTCATGGAGGGTGCTGAGGTCTTCGATGCCGAGGAATGCAACATGATAGTTGCCCTGGGTGGTGGAAGCCCCATTGACTGTGCAAAGGCCATGGGTGCTGTTGTATCCAACAGGATGCACGTACTTGACTTTGAGGGTGTTGATATGATCCCGACCCCCTCGGTTCCCATAATATGCATCCCCACAACTGCAGGGACAGGAGCGGACGTCTCCCAGTTTGCAATCATCCTCGACACCCGGAGGATGGTGAAGATAGCCATCATAAGCAAGGCCATGATACCCGACGCATCACTCATAGACCCTGAGACCACCGTCACCATGGACCGGGAACTGACAGCTTCAACAGGTATGGATGCCCTTGCCCATTCCATCGAAGCCTATGTATCCAATGCAAGCTTCCATCTGACTGACCTCAACGCCCTGGACGCCATCAGAATCATAAGCAGGTGCCTCCCATCTGCCGTTGATGAACCCGAGAACATGGAGTACCGTGAGGGTATGATGCTTGCAAGCCTCGAGGCTGGCCTTGCATTCTCAAATGCCAGTCTGGGACTTGTCCATGCAATGGCCCACAGCCTTGGAGGCAAACTTGACATGGCCCACGGTGAGGCCAATGCACTGCTACTTGAACACGTGATAGAATTCAACTACCCTGGAGCCACTGAACGGTACCATGAAATCGCACGGGCAATGGGCCTCAGGGGCTCGGGGCCCGCCGAGCTCATTGATTACATCCGGGAATTCAGGTCCAGCATAGGGATCGACATGACCCTGGAGGATCTCGGCGTCGGGGAGGACGACATACCTGAACTTGCAGAGGCCTCAATGAAGGACCCCTGCATTGTAACAAACCCTGTACGGCCCTCAATTGAAGATGTTGAGGCCATATTCAGGAGGGCCCTCTGA
- a CDS encoding sensor histidine kinase, translating to MSDRDWETLREKIIGFGEKSVRKSYYPRLQESMAELERFRKLLDCADDAIFLVKIPGGELVDANRSACVMLGYSTRDIPGHMVYDLLPGELHNVFRGILEGDEDRVTMDGRLLKRDGDEVPVEIKVNILDFKGDRYAVLVARDISERLRMESELMKSLRENEVLLSEIHHRVKNNLQIISSLLSLQSHGIDDPSCRSLLSESQDRIRSMALIHEQLYRSGDFSSIEFSSYASRLLKNLKRSYAPGKNIELSLDTENLKLSLETSIPLGLMLSELVTNALKHAFKGRDSGNIIVKFKKDGDYCVLEVRDDGVGFNEEKIRNSTSLGFRLVEILTEQLDGSLTYSGENGGLFRIRFREPLYKDRLTN from the coding sequence ATGTCTGATAGAGACTGGGAAACCCTCCGGGAAAAGATAATCGGATTCGGTGAGAAATCCGTAAGGAAGAGCTACTACCCGAGACTTCAGGAGTCAATGGCCGAACTTGAAAGGTTCAGAAAACTCCTTGACTGCGCAGATGACGCCATATTCCTGGTTAAAATCCCTGGTGGTGAACTCGTGGATGCCAACCGTTCAGCCTGTGTAATGCTAGGATACTCCACCAGGGACATCCCGGGACACATGGTATACGATCTCCTGCCAGGGGAACTCCACAATGTATTCCGTGGAATACTGGAGGGTGATGAAGACAGGGTGACCATGGATGGCCGTTTACTTAAGAGGGACGGCGATGAGGTGCCCGTTGAGATAAAGGTAAACATCCTTGATTTTAAGGGTGATAGATACGCTGTGCTCGTTGCCAGGGATATAAGCGAGAGGCTGAGGATGGAGTCAGAGCTGATGAAATCCCTCAGGGAGAATGAGGTCCTTCTGAGTGAGATACACCACAGGGTCAAGAACAACCTCCAGATAATATCAAGCCTTCTGAGCCTCCAGAGCCATGGTATCGATGACCCATCATGCAGGTCTCTTCTTTCAGAGAGCCAGGACAGGATAAGGTCAATGGCACTCATACATGAACAGCTCTACCGCTCAGGGGACTTCAGCTCCATAGAATTCTCATCATATGCCTCAAGGCTCCTCAAGAACCTCAAAAGATCATACGCCCCCGGGAAGAATATCGAGCTATCACTGGACACCGAAAACCTGAAACTCAGCCTTGAGACATCAATACCCCTTGGCCTCATGCTCAGCGAGCTTGTGACCAATGCCCTCAAACATGCCTTTAAGGGAAGAGATAGTGGTAATATAATTGTTAAATTTAAAAAGGATGGTGATTACTGTGTCCTTGAGGTCAGGGATGATGGTGTGGGTTTCAATGAGGAGAAGATCAGGAACAGCACCTCACTGGGCTTTAGACTTGTTGAAATACTCACAGAACAGCTGGACGGATCACTGACATACTCCGGAGAGAACGGAGGACTTTTCAGAATAAGGTTCAGAGAACCCCTCTACAAGGACAGACTGACCAATTAA